Proteins encoded within one genomic window of Amycolatopsis nigrescens CSC17Ta-90:
- a CDS encoding MMPL family transporter → MAQEYGSFSGTLTLDEPPRPRRRHRWLWPALLMLCWLVLGGAAGPFLGKLSEIQSNDPGSFLPASAESTEVQRLQERFAADRLLPTVVVFERASGLTPADQAAIQRKVGDLAGAPGLNGQISPPIPSADGKAAQVIMPVAGEDPYEAGKAVKEIRELAKAGLPDGLRALATGPGGYNADFAEVFGGIDGVLLMITASIVAVILIIVYRSPLLPLVVLISAGLALCTSSAVIYWLASDGLLTLNGQSQGILLILVFGAATDYALLLVARYREELLRHASAWDAMRIAWRSSLEPIGASGGTVILGMLCMLASELTSNRSLGPVASIGIAGALLASLTFLPAVLLLVGRAAFWPADPVPRKHRRATHGIFDKVAGLVRRRPRWTWVITSLVLLIGVAFVPSMKADGTSQQEIFLNEVEAVTGQEALTAHFPGGTGSPAVITAKLASVDAVLAAAKGADGVVDVLPTPADPANPAAGPKTVDGMIEINATLRDPADSAPAVAAVTELRTALHAIPGAEAKVGGLSAQQADMIEAATHDRDTIIPIVLVVIFAVLALLLRALVAPLLLIATVVLSFGATLGVGALVFNDLLGFPGADPAIPLYAFVFLVALGIDYNIFLMTRAREEAVKLGTERGTLDALKVTGGVITSAGIVLAATFAALSVIPVLFLAQVAFLVAFGVLLDTFIVRSLLVPALAVDVGRVIWWPGRLARRPRPSPRPKR, encoded by the coding sequence ATGGCCCAGGAGTACGGCAGCTTCAGCGGGACGCTCACGCTGGACGAACCGCCGCGTCCTCGCCGCCGCCACCGGTGGCTGTGGCCCGCGCTGCTGATGCTGTGCTGGCTGGTGCTCGGCGGCGCTGCCGGGCCGTTCCTCGGCAAGCTGAGCGAGATCCAGAGCAACGACCCCGGCTCGTTCCTGCCCGCCAGCGCCGAATCCACCGAAGTGCAGCGGCTGCAGGAACGTTTCGCCGCCGACCGGCTGCTGCCCACGGTGGTGGTGTTCGAACGCGCCAGCGGGCTCACCCCGGCCGACCAGGCGGCGATCCAGCGGAAGGTCGGCGACCTGGCCGGCGCCCCCGGACTGAACGGGCAGATCTCCCCGCCGATCCCGTCCGCGGACGGCAAGGCCGCGCAGGTGATCATGCCGGTGGCCGGGGAGGACCCGTACGAAGCTGGCAAGGCCGTCAAGGAGATCCGCGAGCTGGCCAAGGCCGGGCTGCCGGACGGGCTGCGCGCGCTGGCCACCGGGCCTGGCGGCTACAACGCCGACTTCGCCGAGGTTTTCGGCGGCATCGACGGGGTGCTGCTGATGATCACCGCCTCGATCGTGGCGGTCATCCTGATCATCGTCTACCGCAGCCCGCTGCTGCCGCTGGTGGTGCTGATCTCGGCCGGCCTGGCGCTGTGCACGTCCTCCGCGGTGATCTACTGGCTCGCCTCGGACGGCCTGCTCACCCTGAACGGCCAGTCGCAAGGCATCCTGCTGATCCTGGTCTTCGGCGCGGCCACCGACTACGCGCTGCTGCTGGTCGCCCGCTACCGCGAAGAACTGCTGCGCCACGCCAGCGCCTGGGACGCGATGCGGATCGCATGGCGATCGTCGCTGGAGCCGATCGGGGCCTCCGGTGGCACCGTGATCCTGGGCATGCTGTGCATGCTGGCCAGCGAGCTGACCTCGAACCGCAGCCTCGGCCCGGTGGCGTCGATCGGCATCGCCGGCGCGCTGCTGGCGTCGCTGACCTTCCTGCCCGCGGTGCTGCTGCTGGTCGGCAGGGCCGCGTTCTGGCCGGCCGACCCGGTGCCGCGCAAGCACCGCCGGGCCACCCACGGGATCTTCGACAAGGTCGCCGGCCTCGTCCGCCGCCGTCCGCGGTGGACCTGGGTGATCACGTCGCTGGTGCTGCTGATCGGGGTCGCCTTCGTGCCCTCGATGAAGGCCGACGGCACCTCGCAGCAGGAGATCTTCCTGAACGAGGTGGAGGCGGTCACCGGCCAGGAGGCGCTCACCGCGCACTTCCCCGGCGGCACCGGCAGTCCGGCGGTGATCACCGCGAAACTGGCGTCCGTGGACGCGGTGCTGGCCGCGGCGAAGGGCGCGGACGGTGTGGTCGACGTGCTGCCCACCCCGGCCGACCCGGCGAATCCGGCGGCCGGGCCGAAGACGGTGGACGGCATGATCGAGATCAACGCCACCCTGCGTGACCCCGCCGACTCGGCGCCCGCGGTCGCCGCGGTGACCGAACTGCGGACCGCGCTGCACGCGATTCCCGGCGCCGAAGCGAAGGTCGGCGGCCTGAGCGCCCAACAGGCGGACATGATCGAGGCGGCGACCCACGACCGCGACACCATCATCCCGATCGTGCTGGTGGTGATCTTCGCCGTACTGGCGCTGCTGCTGCGCGCGCTGGTGGCCCCGCTGCTGCTGATCGCGACCGTGGTGCTGTCCTTCGGCGCCACGCTCGGGGTGGGCGCGCTGGTGTTCAACGACCTGCTCGGGTTCCCCGGCGCCGACCCGGCGATCCCGCTGTACGCCTTCGTGTTCCTGGTCGCGCTGGGTATCGACTACAACATCTTCCTGATGACCAGGGCCCGCGAGGAGGCCGTCAAGCTGGGCACCGAGCGCGGCACGCTGGACGCGCTCAAGGTCACCGGCGGGGTGATCACCTCGGCCGGCATCGTGCTCGCCGCCACCTTCGCCGCACTGTCCGTGATCCCGGTGCTGTTCCTGGCCCAGGTCGCGTTCCTGGTCGCGTTCGGCGTGCTGCTGGACACCTTCATCGTCCGGTCGCTGCTGGTGCCCGCGCTCGCGGTGGACGTCGGCCGGGTCATCTGGTGGCCGGGCCGCCTGGCCCGCCGCCCCCGCCCGTCCCCCCGCCCCAAACGCTGA
- a CDS encoding MFS transporter produces MERADVLPDTPRAGRGRPWLTLTATVLGGAMVGLDGTATTIAAPYISASVGASLGQLELIANAYLVALAVGLLPAGRLADRIGRRRTFVFGVLAFGAASLGIALSGSVWALVLFRVLQGFAGALLQPAALALVRNAFPAEKLGLPLGIWGGVNALAIGLGPVIAGVIVQGFGWPAVFAVNAPIAVVTVALAYFAITESKGSRDAAAGALRRLLANRAVSLGSVLVAISFFGVFGLLFLLTLYLQNVQGMAPIMAGAWMLPPTCVVVLSAPIGGLLAQRFGPKWPVSAGLVLVTAGLTGLTLLRADSGFSELLYPGVLVGFGTGLCVIAATEAIMGATPDDSTGVASALQQVACQVGGVLGIVSAGAVLSWQVGVALPERAQQAGLPQPIGDALLGEADAIAQGTAAPGFDPPTVGDSLAGAARIIGQFSFLDAMAVALLIAAAVSLVGAVIALWLPRAATPAVEPSEPGNPLPVA; encoded by the coding sequence ATGGAACGAGCAGATGTGCTCCCGGACACACCCCGCGCCGGTCGCGGCCGGCCCTGGCTCACGCTGACCGCCACGGTGCTCGGCGGCGCGATGGTCGGCTTGGACGGCACCGCGACCACGATCGCGGCGCCGTACATCTCCGCGTCGGTGGGGGCCAGCCTCGGGCAGCTCGAGCTGATCGCCAACGCGTACCTGGTGGCGCTGGCCGTCGGCCTGCTGCCGGCCGGACGGCTCGCCGACCGGATCGGCCGCCGCCGGACCTTCGTGTTCGGCGTGCTCGCTTTCGGCGCGGCTTCGCTGGGGATCGCGCTGTCCGGTTCGGTCTGGGCGCTGGTGCTGTTCCGGGTGCTGCAGGGCTTCGCCGGTGCGCTGCTGCAGCCCGCCGCGCTGGCGCTGGTGCGCAACGCCTTCCCGGCCGAGAAGCTGGGCCTGCCGCTGGGCATCTGGGGCGGGGTGAACGCGCTGGCCATCGGGCTCGGTCCGGTGATCGCCGGGGTGATCGTGCAGGGCTTCGGCTGGCCGGCGGTGTTCGCGGTGAACGCCCCGATCGCGGTGGTCACCGTCGCACTCGCCTATTTCGCCATCACCGAGTCCAAGGGCAGCCGCGACGCGGCGGCGGGCGCACTGCGACGCTTGCTCGCGAACCGGGCGGTGTCGCTGGGGTCGGTGCTGGTCGCGATCAGTTTTTTCGGCGTCTTCGGGCTGTTGTTCCTGCTCACCCTGTACCTGCAGAACGTGCAGGGCATGGCGCCGATCATGGCCGGCGCGTGGATGCTGCCGCCGACCTGCGTGGTGGTGCTGTCCGCGCCGATCGGCGGGTTGCTGGCGCAGCGGTTCGGCCCGAAGTGGCCGGTGTCGGCCGGGCTGGTGCTGGTCACCGCCGGCCTGACCGGCTTGACCCTGTTGCGGGCCGACTCCGGGTTCTCCGAGCTGCTCTATCCCGGGGTGCTGGTCGGGTTCGGCACCGGACTCTGCGTGATCGCGGCGACCGAGGCGATCATGGGCGCCACTCCGGACGACTCGACCGGGGTCGCGTCCGCCCTGCAGCAGGTCGCCTGCCAGGTTGGCGGGGTGCTCGGCATCGTCTCGGCAGGCGCGGTGCTCAGCTGGCAGGTGGGCGTGGCACTGCCGGAACGGGCCCAGCAGGCCGGACTCCCGCAGCCGATCGGGGATGCGCTGCTCGGCGAGGCGGACGCGATCGCGCAGGGCACCGCGGCACCCGGGTTCGACCCGCCCACGGTTGGCGACTCGCTGGCCGGAGCGGCCAGGATCATCGGCCAGTTCAGCTTCCTCGACGCGATGGCGGTGGCGCTGCTGATCGCGGCCGCGGTCAGCCTGGTCGGTGCCGTGATCGCACTCTGGCTGCCCCGAGCCGCCACCCCCGCCGTCGAACCCAGCGAGCCGGGGAACCCCCTGCCCGTCGCCTGA
- a CDS encoding AMP-binding protein, whose protein sequence is MSLAERRYSEPTGGLVPALQPLTQYLFDRSESTAPAFTYVDYTVERDGVEQTLSWAELATRVRATAAELAKVTSRGQRVAILAPQDLSYVIGFLGALAAGTVAVPLFAPEVSQHGGRLVNALADCAPEVWLTGDAALENVRALAENNPVPMPKQIIAVDTLDPAGAADFEPVELDFDAPAYLQYTSGSTRAPAGAVITHRAVASNSWQAATAFRVDDGWSCVGWIPFFHDMGLVQLVCIPVFTGARSVFITPFNFIMKPLRWLKQMSAFPSVFAAAPNFAFEYATRKIKEADRLKLDLSGVRALINGSEPVRPATIAAFQEAFGPQGFAPGAHRPSYGLAEATVFVTNTDEEGPVVTSFDRVALGEDRAVVVEPGSENALALVAAGRPHGQLVRIVHPAEHTVRPDGEVGEIWVHGANVADRYWEQPERSEETFAGRIDGAPEDTPAGPWLRTGDLGVLLDGRLYITGRIKDLIIIDGKNHYPQDIENTVQDAHPAIRRDRVAAFAVTSETLGEGAAVVAEYDRKAETEPDHDEVAKAVQRAVSAQHDVKLRGFQLVAPGSVLRTSSGKIARAATKKRFWESGVSDKS, encoded by the coding sequence ATGTCGTTGGCTGAGCGCCGGTATTCCGAGCCGACGGGCGGCCTCGTCCCGGCACTTCAACCGCTCACCCAGTATTTGTTCGACCGGTCGGAATCCACCGCCCCGGCGTTCACCTACGTCGACTACACGGTCGAGCGGGACGGTGTCGAACAGACCCTGAGCTGGGCCGAGCTGGCCACCAGGGTGCGCGCCACCGCCGCCGAGCTGGCCAAGGTGACCAGCAGGGGGCAGCGGGTCGCGATCCTCGCGCCGCAGGACCTCAGCTACGTGATCGGCTTCCTCGGCGCCCTCGCCGCGGGCACGGTCGCGGTCCCGCTGTTCGCCCCGGAGGTCAGCCAGCACGGCGGCCGGCTGGTGAACGCGCTGGCCGACTGCGCCCCCGAGGTCTGGCTGACCGGGGACGCAGCGCTGGAGAACGTGCGCGCGCTGGCCGAGAACAACCCGGTGCCGATGCCGAAGCAGATCATCGCGGTGGACACGCTCGACCCCGCTGGCGCGGCGGACTTCGAGCCGGTCGAGCTCGACTTCGACGCCCCGGCCTACCTGCAGTACACCTCCGGCTCCACCCGCGCCCCGGCCGGCGCGGTGATCACCCACCGGGCGGTGGCCAGCAACTCGTGGCAAGCTGCCACCGCGTTCCGCGTGGACGACGGCTGGAGCTGTGTCGGCTGGATCCCTTTCTTCCACGATATGGGACTCGTGCAATTGGTCTGCATACCGGTTTTCACCGGCGCCAGGTCGGTATTCATCACACCTTTCAACTTCATCATGAAGCCGCTGCGCTGGCTGAAGCAGATGTCCGCTTTCCCCAGCGTCTTCGCCGCCGCGCCGAATTTCGCTTTTGAGTACGCCACCCGGAAGATCAAGGAAGCGGACCGCTTAAAACTGGACCTCTCCGGGGTCCGCGCGCTCATCAATGGCAGTGAGCCGGTCCGGCCCGCCACAATCGCCGCCTTTCAGGAGGCTTTCGGCCCGCAGGGCTTCGCACCGGGCGCGCACCGGCCGTCCTACGGCCTGGCCGAGGCGACCGTTTTCGTCACCAACACCGACGAGGAAGGCCCGGTGGTCACCTCCTTCGACCGGGTCGCGCTGGGCGAGGACCGGGCCGTGGTGGTCGAGCCGGGCAGCGAGAACGCGCTGGCGCTGGTCGCCGCCGGCAGGCCGCACGGCCAGCTGGTGCGCATCGTGCACCCGGCCGAGCACACCGTCCGCCCCGACGGCGAGGTCGGCGAGATCTGGGTGCACGGCGCGAATGTCGCGGACCGCTACTGGGAGCAGCCGGAACGCAGCGAGGAGACCTTCGCCGGGCGAATCGACGGCGCACCGGAGGACACCCCGGCCGGGCCGTGGCTGCGCACCGGCGACCTCGGGGTGCTGCTCGACGGCAGGCTCTACATCACCGGCCGGATCAAGGACCTGATCATCATCGACGGCAAGAACCACTACCCGCAGGACATCGAGAACACCGTGCAGGACGCGCATCCGGCCATCCGGCGCGACCGGGTGGCCGCCTTCGCGGTGACCTCGGAGACACTGGGCGAGGGCGCGGCCGTGGTCGCCGAGTACGACCGCAAGGCCGAGACCGAGCCCGACCACGACGAGGTGGCCAAGGCGGTCCAGCGCGCGGTGTCCGCTCAGCACGACGTCAAGCTGCGCGGCTTCCAGCTGGTCGCCCCCGGCAGCGTGCTGCGCACGTCCAGCGGCAAGATCGCACGGGCCGCGACCAAGAAGCGGTTCTGGGAATCTGGGGTGAGCGACAAGTCATGA